A stretch of DNA from Silene latifolia isolate original U9 population unplaced genomic scaffold, ASM4854445v1 scaffold_651, whole genome shotgun sequence:
tcttcttgcacttgtTTTCCGTCATAGGCGTGTCACATCAGAGGTTAACAACAATGGCGATCACCAATTCAATCCGGCTGATACGAAAGCGTAACAAGTAAGTTGCCCTATTCATCCTTGTGATTTTCTTTCTATATGTTAACTATTGAGGTGGAATATTGATtgtgaattaaattaaataatttttaaaGTTTAGTTTTTTGGGTTTAAATTGATTGCATGCAATCATCTGATTTAGTAAAATGATTGCATGCATAATTTGGACCAATTTTAATTTCTGGTAGCTATTAGTCTATTATTCACTCTTACTTTGATACATGAATGAAAATTCTTGCTACCCATTACTGTTGTTTGGATTTATGATAAACTGCATTGTATGGAGTCTATACTAATTCAGATTATTTTCATCAGGGTACTAATTTAAAGATACATTTACATTCTTATGATCATGTCAATTTCATGTTAAGGTGTCTTTAACATGATTGATGTGTGCATAAAACATCTACTCATAAAAGGAGTACAAGGGTACAAGGCTGAGATTTGGTGCATAAAACAATCTATTTGTATTAAGAATTTAAGACCGTCATTGGTGTGTAAGGTACTCTACTTAAATGAGTAGAAGACTGACATTTGGTAGTTCTGTTGATAAATCGATCTTACGTGAGTAATAATTGTATaaaggtgtttttttttttgcaatgatTGCgagtcatgtttttttttttttttctgtggcTTAACTCTTTGTATAAACTGGTGCAGGGTGATGCATGTTCACCAGTTAGTATGAATTATTACAAATATCGTTATTATGAACGTGTTCCAACACAATACCACAGGTAATAGCCCGTCTTATGAGGTCTTTGATCATTTGGTGGGGATTGATGAATACAGCAGAAGGGATAGTGAGTTTCCTTCTACACTGACAACTGAACAGACAAGAGCAATAAATCAGCAGTCGGACATAGTGTCAAATACGAGGCATCAGAATTGTAAGTTCTTGATTCCATTTGTTTACATAATATTGAATATAGGTCATGACGGTGTCTTCCATGTTTGTTGTATGTATCTTTCTGCTGGTCATCCGATTGATATTTGAACTGTAGTACCAAATTGAGCTGTCTTGGtccacaaacttttttttttgttagaaatTAGCTTGATGACCTGCTAGGGATATTGTACCAGGTTTGTAATTAGTGGTTATGACTGGTCAAATGGTGATTGTCAGTGCTAAATTGCATTTCACGAAACGTAAGCAAATACATATAATTTGCTTAAGCCTGAATTCTGCAGACTTGTACCAAAGACTACTGCCATATGTTTTGGCTTTATGATGATGGTTGCAATATGCTTTCTTATAGAGTTCTAGGTTGTTTATTCAATCgttgatttattttgattaatttttCAGGCCCCAGAAGTCACCCTATTACACAGGACTTTTAGGTAAATGTCTCtcattctcaaatcaattttttgtTTGGTGGAATATGTGCAGTATGTTATGCTTTTAGTCCCCAACTATAAGCTTTTAGCTGTTTATGAAATGTCTGCCTCTATATTTTAACTTCTTGTTACTCACAATTTGCTCTGTTTCTCAAACTGCTATCCTCGTATGATCGTATCCCACTCTTTCAATGTAATATTGATTTGCTTCAAGTTGATGACTATTTTTTTTGCCAGTCTTACTTTTCCTCATTCGAAAAATTCATGTTCTCGCTATTTAGATGTAATATACGGAGTACAATGCATCAAATCCATTGCAGTTGTCACTCTGATGCTGATCTGAACAGTATCATTACATCTATTTAGTTGTTAGAGTGTAATGGAGCATCTGCTTAATGGACCAATTATATAACATATTGTCACCATGCTAATAACTATAAATATGTATCTTTAGCAACCTAATATTTAATGTCAATAGCTGTGTAAAATTTCTGATTAATTGTGGCTGTGTACAGCTTCATGGGAACTTATGTTGATCCGAGTGAACTGATATCAGTTCAGGTGGGACAGTTCGAGAGCTCGGACCACGAGGTTCTTTCTTTCTTCATATTTTATACATATGCTCGGAGAATTGTTCCACTAGAAATATAAGTAGATTGGTTATCTGCTTTACTCAATGCTACAGGGAAGGGATCAACGATAAGCGTAAAAGAGTGCAAAAACGATGTATAATCTTTTGAAATTGGAATAATAGCTTGATCTATACCGGAAACTTAGGTAACATGATTATCATCATCATTTCTGCAATTTGTACAGAAAAAGGCAGTCTCTTTAATTTGGGTAACTGCTATTAGTTAATTTCCATGGTTGTAATTGTATAAAGGTGTTTTTTTTGCAATAATTGCGAGTCATGTTTTGTTCTATGGCTTAACTCTCTGTATAACTGGTGCAGGATGATGCATATTCACCAGATAGTATGAATTATTACAAATATGGTTATTCTGAACCTGTTACAACACAATACTACTGTAACAGTCCGTCTTATGAGATCTTTGATCATTTGGCGGGGATTGATGAATACAATAGAAGGGATAACGAGTTTTGTTCTACACTCACAACTGAACAGACAAGAGCAACAAATCAGCAGTCGGACATAGTGTCAAATACGAGGCATCGGAATTGTAAGTTATTGA
This window harbors:
- the LOC141639961 gene encoding uncharacterized protein LOC141639961 isoform X4, yielding MGTYVDPSELISVQDDAYSPDSMNYYKYGYSEPVTTQYYCNSPSYEIFDHLAGIDEYNRRDNEFCSTLTTEQTRATNQQSDIVSNTRHRNCFDFWFELFGFNATYKEEESVTLEKKDQSL
- the LOC141639961 gene encoding uncharacterized protein LOC141639961 isoform X3 translates to MGTYVDPSELISVQVGQFESSDHEDDAYSPDSMNYYKYGYSEPVTTQYYCNSPSYEIFDHLAGIDEYNRRDNEFCSTLTTEQTRATNQQSDIVSNTRHRNCFDFWFELFGFNATYKEEESVTLEKKDQSL
- the LOC141639961 gene encoding uncharacterized protein LOC141639961 isoform X2; amino-acid sequence: MAITNSIRLIRKRNNFMGTYVDPSELISVQVGQFESSDHEDDAYSPDSMNYYKYGYSEPVTTQYYCNSPSYEIFDHLAGIDEYNRRDNEFCSTLTTEQTRATNQQSDIVSNTRHRNWRLIVLKRSEAIFLIN
- the LOC141639961 gene encoding uncharacterized protein LOC141639961 isoform X1 encodes the protein MAITNSIRLIRKRNNFMGTYVDPSELISVQVGQFESSDHEDDAYSPDSMNYYKYGYSEPVTTQYYCNSPSYEIFDHLAGIDEYNRRDNEFCSTLTTEQTRATNQQSDIVSNTRHRNCFDFWFELFGFNATYKEEESVTLEKKDQSL
- the LOC141639961 gene encoding uncharacterized protein LOC141639961 isoform X5, which produces MAITNSIRLIRKRNNFMGTYVDPSELISVQVGQFESSDHEDDAYSPDSMNYYKYGYSEPVTTQYYCNSPSYEIFDHLAGIDEYNRRDNEFCSTLTTEQTRATNQQSDIVSNTRHRN